The following is a genomic window from Candidatus Methylomirabilota bacterium.
TTCAGGTACACCGGGCGCGAGGATGACGAGACAGGCTTATATTACTACCGCGCCCGGTACTACAGTCCGAACTACAAGCGTTTCCTCTCTGAAGATGTTGTGAACTACACATTTGCCAAGCTAAACACCGCGATCGTAATGGTTGTTCCGCGGTCAAGAAACCGTGCACCCATTTTTGTTATCTCAGCCCCTGGGAACATAGGACGCACCGGCGTAATCTCTAGCCTTGCATTTGCGAATGCCTTTTTATATGCAAACAACGCCCCCACAAGATTTATTGATCCGCTCGGCCTATGGTATTACGATGTTAACGTAAATATAGGTTGGGGTCCCGGCGTAACATTCGGTGTCATGATTGGTGGTACGGGGCTCCATCCCTATCTGGGAGGCGGAATTGTAACTGGCCTAACACCGGCCAGTGCCGCAGTAACCTATTCCCCTTCAGATCCATCTCCAGGGTTGAATTGCGCAACACAGGTGCAATATGGTGGAGCCGCGTTCCAATTTGGCTACAGTCGCAAGGATGGCTACTTTGGTGAGGCAGGGTTCGGCGGCCCTCCGGGCGTCTCCTTTACCTGCTTCCATGTCTGGTAGGAATTAAGAATCTATCCAAAACATTATACGAAAGCTCGTGATTTCAATTTGAAGACGTATAACCTGACCAAATCGATTTTGATTCTAAATTATTCCGCCCTGAGCCTTGCAACACTCTTTGGCGTCTTTATAGCGTTCTTTTATGCATCAGGGCCAGAGCGATGGTTCACTTTTTTCTGGATGGCATGTTTGCTGTGGCTTTGGTATCAGGTCCTCAGGGTCCCCTTTCAGATTAAAATTCGAGAGGACGGTTCTATTGAATTTTCCAGCCCCTTAAAACGAGTTGTGCTCTCACCAGAGGAAATTAAATCCATCAAGGCATACCCTTTGCTTGCTGGCCAGGTAAGAGTCAGGCATTCTACTGGGACATTAAAACTGTTCAGTCAAATGCATGACTTTCACGATTTTGTCTCGACAGTTAAATCTCTTAACTCTTCGATAGAGATCAAAGGATGCTAAATAGGAAGTCTAAGCACGCCATCGGAAGACCTTTTCTTCCTGTTGTATTACTTCTAATCGCCTCGCCCCGCAGCTAACTTTTTACAGAATCAGCTCACCCAGTGGGGTATCACTAGCCTGACTTATGACCCAATGGGAATCTCACGGAATGACGTTAGGAAGACGTACACGTAGAATGCGCGCAACCAACTCCCCTCAATGAACAGAGCGAGCTTTGCCCATGATGGACTAGGGCGGAGGGTCCAGAGGACTGTCGGAGGTGTCGGGTACCGAGCTTCTGTACGATGGAGCGAACTAAGAGCAGGAACCCTCAGGGGTGACCCGTCGTCGCAACAGATCCAGCCGCGTCTGAGGGCGAGGAGAATTAACAGGGATGAGAAAGGCGATATATTTAATATTAGGATCTCTCGTTTTATATAGCTGTATCAATATTATTGTACATGATGAGAAAAAGGCGGCTTCCAAAGCGAAAGAATTTGCGGAGGCCGCATTCATTAATGGAAATATTGAAGTAGGTTATTCATTATTATCTGAAAGGACAAAAAGTTCTTTAAGTTCCGAAAGATTTAGGGAAATAATAGAACGAATGCATCCAGATTCCACGCCCATAACTATTAATTCCATGGAGTACGAGCCAATCCCAGGTCAAAAAGCAATGAATATATATCTATTGGCTAAAAAAAACAACGAGGAATTCTATTACAGATTGTTAATGGTGGGGACAAAAGATTCAGGTTACAAAGTGGAACGTTTTTTGCGTGGGAAGGGACCCTACCCGTCCTCAAATTTAAGGAAAAAGATTGGTTAAAGAATCTGCAAGCTAACAAACCGTTGGACCCACCCTGTCTTGACGTGATCGCGGGGCAAAAGGGGAACATCAAGGAAAAATTCGTCAATAAGTAGGCAGAGTCAACGAAATGGTTTTGAAATTAGCAGATCCACAGCACTTAGCGGTAGCCAAAGTAGCGGGGGGGGGACGGCGGGGGGGGACGTCCATAAAATTATAATTTTACAACGCAAATGTTTTGCGCGATACTGCCAGCAGGCCACGCAAATCCCGCATCGACGCGCCAGGCGCTCTCCACCATATCATTATCAGAGGAATAGAGCGGAAGAGGGTCTTTCAGGACGACACCGACAGGGATCATTTTGAGGATCGACTCAGTGGTATTCTGACTGAGTCGTCAACCGTCTGCTACGCTTGGGCTCTCCTTCCCAACCATGTGCACCTTTTGCTGAGAACCGGCACGGGCCCCATTGCCACAGTCATGAGACGACTTCTCACCGGTTATGCAGTCACCTATAACCGACGGCACCGGCGACACGGCCCATTGTTTCAAAACCGCTACAAGTCGATTCTATGCCAGCAAGCCCCGTATCTATTGGAACTGGTGCGCTACATTCACCTCAATCCGCTCCGGGCAAAAATAGTGTCAGGCCTGAGCAACCTGGATACCTATCCGTATACAGGGCATAGTATCATTCTCGGAAAAAGGGAAAACACCTGGCAGGACGTCGATTATGTGCTTGGTCATTTTGGCCAAAAGGTTGCGGGTGCCCGGAGGCGGTATAGAACGTATGTACAGGAGGGGATAGAAAAGGGGCGCAGACCAGATCTCGTAAGTGGAGGTCTCGCCCGGAGCCTCGGCGGATGGGCTGCGGTGAGGACGGTACGAAAGGGGGGTGACCGACTCAAGGGGGACGAAAGGATCCTGGGGGACAGGAGGTTTGTCATAGAGGTTCTTGAAGCCAGTGAAGAGAAACTTGATCGCACGTATCGACTACAGGCCCAAGGCTATGATCTCGAGAAAATGGCCCGGCGCGTCGCCTCGCTGTTTGAGATAGAACCGGAAAACATATATGTCCCTGGAAAGCAGCGACGGAGAGTACACGCGCGGAGTCTATTTTGCTATTGGGCTGTGCGGGAGCTCGGCGCCGGTGCCACAGCTCTTGCCAGAAAGCTGAAGATTTCGCAGCCGGCGGTGAGTATCTCGGTCAGGCGGGGGGAGAAAGTAGCCAAGGCAAAAGCATTTGGCCTGTGGGAGGAATAGACGTTTTTTATAATTTCATGGACGTCCCTCTTCTTCTAATTACATTTATGCTTTTGCTATGGCGGATACTCATACGCTATCTCAATCAGTGAGCTGGTGTCAGGATGGAAAAGAGAGAGTCACGTGTTTTGGGCAATTCTTAACATCTTCGTTGGACTTTTCATTCTTCTTCTTGCCCTCAAGCCCGAATGGGTGTGGGCGGATTTACAAAGAGAACTGGCAGTAAGGCCGAGACATGTGACCGTTCTCAAGTGGTGTGGCGCTATTGCGCTTGGTGTGGGTATTTTGCAGCTTCTCGGGGTGCTCCTCGGCATCCTCTGAAATAGCAGGTAGGCTCAGTATGCGGGAAGCATCCCAGGGCGGCGGGCACCAGCTCGGCGCCCTTCGTTTTTCTCGGGTCAGGAAATGAGGTATGATGCGTAGGGACAAGCAGTTCCGAGTCCGGTCCGAAAAGCCGGGGGATGGAATTATCCGACAAGAGATCTGACTATTTATGCCCATGCACGGTATCGGTATGGAAGAGAGAATATTCGAGTACTGGAGGCTTACTTATTGGCTTTATTTCGTTGGCTTACTCATAGGGATATCAGGTTTGTTCCTTGTCTACATTAACGAGACCTCTACAATCGGAGAGAAACTCCTATTAGGACTGCTTCTTCTGGGGGGAACTATCGGTCTCGAATTTGAAAGAAGAAAACTTCTGCGCAAGCCATGGACGATTAAGGTTTTTGAAGATCGTATCGAAGGTATATCGAAGAGGGGCGATAGGTGCGAGATAAGGTGGGAGGAGATCGGAAGAATCTCCAGACCCAGCTGGTGGGCTACATTCTGGAGTGACCTAGGCGTGTTTTTGATAGCTAGGGATGGGAAGAACAAAATCTATATTGGCAAGACCATAAGCCGCTATCGGGAACTAGCAGAAATTGTTCGGAAGAAAACTCCCCATTTATCCCACGAGTATCTCTGATTTGTTTTCCCTCCATTTTCCGCACTCCATCAAGAATCCTTCCCCCCAATCGTCGGCCTCGGTTATCGGCTAGTCACAAACGCCCTCCACTTGGTGAGTGGCCAGATCCACGACGCGGCAAACCGGTTGCCGGAGGATAGCAATTTCACTGGGACTGGGGTCAAATCTTTACTCGTGAGTGGCAAGACATGGCAGCAACCGGGCGGTTCGATCGAGGAATTGTCTCGGAAATTCCTGGAGCCGGCGAGGAGGGTTGAACTCCTGACCTGCTGATTACGAATCCTCCGCAAGGTTAAATAGATTCAATAACTTCAAGCACTTGGGTGTGCAGGACGCGGCAAAACGTGCCCTTTCGTGACCTAAAAACGCAACCTATCCGCAACCAACTCCGCGGTGTGTTCTCACGATTTGGCTCCCTCAGTCAGCCCCGCAGCGAACACTTTGAAGAGACGGAAGATCTCAATCCTCCGTCTTTCGTTGTTGAGTATACGTCCCTCCTCCCTCATGACCTGAAGAATAGGCCTCGCATATTCGTCAGAGAATTCCGTGACAAACTTCCGGACCGGTATCAACGATTTCGGTTTGGCCAGTTCTGCCACCTCAATCCCTAGCAGGTATGCACCAGCCTCCTCAAACTCGACCGGGCGAGCCTCCACTGTCACCTCTCCAACTTCGAACCGCCGGCTTTCACCATCTCCCTCCTCGTAGTGCTCAAAGTATCTCACCACGTCGCTGAGGTCTCGCGCACGCTCTTCGGGACGGTCTGTGTAGGATATGATCTTTAAGAGCACCAGTACGGGGATCGGAACCACGCGAACCGAAAGGTCAGACGCAACCGTGGCGTGCTCAGCATATTCAAAGGCCTCCTCCATGCCAAAGGTGCTCATGATCCGGTCGGTCCCCGGCCATTCTAGGTGATCGTTCTGCACCACCCCTGGGCCGTAAGGTATAAGATCGAAGAACACATCCGGTCCAAATAAGAGCTCATGGGGGGCTGATCCTGGCTTAAATCCTACTTTGAAGAGACGTTGGCGCATCGCTTCGAAGTCTTCCCAATCGGCCACCTCCACCACGACATCGACGTCACGCGTCGTTCGGGCACTAAACTCACCCCCCTGGCGTATATCGACGACAATTTGAGGAACCGTGGCGCCAATCAGCACAAAGGTCCGGTTTTCCTCGGCGAAAATCTGTGCAAGGATCTTCAGCGCTGGAACTGCCTTAGGATCAATTGCCATCGATAAAAAAGGTGAGATACCGGTCGTAAATGGACTTCGCAGCCTCTAGCTCACGCTCTCTGCCCTGATAGACTAGCTCGGCATAAACTAGCAGAGGATGAGCAACCGGAAAGTCAAACGGCTGCTTCCCCTTAAAAACGACAAGTGGCGAGAATTGTCTGAATATTGCAACCGGTCCATGGACAGATGGAAGCCACTTCAATTTTCTCACTAGCTCTGCGCGCCATTCAGATACAAAAACGCTGAGTTGATCGCCTCGAAAATAGCGCGTCAACGCGTCAGCCGCAAAGCCACCTGTCAACGCCCAGGTAATTCCAACTGCTTCCGCGTTACTTTCGAATTTACCAACCGTCTGATTTAGATCCCGTTCCGGGGGCTGGAAACGGCCTATCAAAAATTTCCGACGCAATCGATCTCCGTAACCTCCCACCCAAAGATCAAGTAGCTCTCGCCTTCGGATGAGGATCCACTCGTCACGGCCTTTCTGTTCGAGATACCCCTTCGCTTTTAGTTCACGTACTATCCAACCGACGGAGCCAAGGGCCACCCCACCTACCTCTGCTAGTTCTCGATAAGGCATGGAGACGGCTTGGGGGTCGGCCAACAGGACAAAGACGACCTGGAGGCCGCTTGGTTGGGTGAGCCGTCCTGTCCGAGTCTCCCAAAGATACTTTGGTTTCCCTCCCTGGAGATGGATGTGTAGCTTCCCAGGCCAGTGGACGTAAACGTTCCCTGCTCCGTCGACAAAGTTCACTTCTTCCGCGATCAAGCGTTCTGCCAAGCGGGGAGGGACGTAGTCGGCGAAAAGGAGGGGCCGCGCTTTGGCCTCGCGGGCGTATTGGCGCATATGTAGAAGCAGATGTTCAAGTCGAGGCAGACTTAGGCGTTTCTTTACCTCGTAAAAATAGGTCAACCGCCCCATGTCAGTATGAAGGACAATTTCGCCATCCAACCCACGGCGCTCTAGACGAGCGATCTGGGGCTTAAACTCCACCTTCTTTACCGGCTGAAGGGCCTGCAACTGGATTTCACACGCCTGAAGAACTTCCCTGTCTATATCCTTGCTCATAGCATGTTCACTCTACCACAATGTTCACTAAAAGTGAACATCAGAAATCAGTGAACAAGACAACTCTACCGACACGGGCCAAGAAGCTGAAAAGGTTCTGGGCTTCGAACCGGACAAAATCAATAATTTCAATGAGTTGGGTGTGCAGGACGCAGCAAAACGTGACATTTCGTGACCTAAAAACGCAACCAATCCGCAACCGCCTTGACAGGTCCAACTCCCGGTTACCCGCCCCGGGAGTCCCGTTCCACCCCGGGGTATGGGCAACCGCAGCCAAGGATTTGTAGTTGTAATCTTCCCAGGGGCTTGACGGCCTGCCCGCGACAACCAAAGGGGATTGCACCAAGGCATTGACACAAACCACGTCTTCGGCGATGCTATAGCCCCTGATAGGGAAAGCGGAGATGGAAAACGGGGTAGGCATAGCTCCTAGCCCACTTTCGGCACAAACGTTGGCGCAATACGAATTCAGACGCCCTCACAGGCGGAGCATGGCCTGGGAAGGGCGTTTTTGTTTTCAGAAGTGCGAGGAAGGAGGAGAGGTGATGAAGGGAAGGAAATGGAATATCCTAGCAGCTTGGCCTGTGCGGCTGTTGACGGCCCTGGTGCTTGGGTTCGTCCTGCCGGGGGTAAGCGCTGCCTTGGAGGTGGGTGAGAAAGCGCCGGACTTCGAACTACGGAGTACCACCGGGGGCAAAATCAGACTAAGTGACTTTGCCGGGAAAAAGAATGTGCTCATCGAGTTTTATATCATGGATTTCCATCCCGGCTGCGAGGCAGCACATCGGGCACGCGGGTTTGGCTATGAAGAGTTTCAGGACATGGACACCGAGGTCCTCGGGATCAGCGTGTTCAATCCGTATGCGCAACAAGCCTTCGCAAAAACTCTCGACCTACCGTATCCCCTCCTCAGCGACTTCCCGCATCTCAAGACCATCAAGAAGTACGGTGTGGAACAAAAGATCGGGGCTATTTCCACGGCCAAACAGGCGTACTTCATTGTGGACAAGCAAGGCATCGTGCGGTTCAAACGGATCATGACCGGGTTCGACGAGGATGGGCGGTATCTGCAGAATGACGTGCTGTTGAGCGAGTTAGAGAAAATCAACAAGACAGGAGAGTAGGGGAGGTCAAGGCGTAATGGCAGAAAGACCCGACGCAACCCCAAGGTTTGGGTGGTTGGCCGGTGCAGGCACTCTTCTGTCCATCGCTGCCTGCTATGGCACGATGGCGATTGTTACGTTGCTATCGCTGCTCGGGGTCACGTTGGCGATCAA
Proteins encoded in this region:
- a CDS encoding type IV toxin-antitoxin system AbiEi family antitoxin gives rise to the protein MSKDIDREVLQACEIQLQALQPVKKVEFKPQIARLERRGLDGEIVLHTDMGRLTYFYEVKKRLSLPRLEHLLLHMRQYAREAKARPLLFADYVPPRLAERLIAEEVNFVDGAGNVYVHWPGKLHIHLQGGKPKYLWETRTGRLTQPSGLQVVFVLLADPQAVSMPYRELAEVGGVALGSVGWIVRELKAKGYLEQKGRDEWILIRRRELLDLWVGGYGDRLRRKFLIGRFQPPERDLNQTVGKFESNAEAVGITWALTGGFAADALTRYFRGDQLSVFVSEWRAELVRKLKWLPSVHGPVAIFRQFSPLVVFKGKQPFDFPVAHPLLVYAELVYQGRERELEAAKSIYDRYLTFFIDGN
- a CDS encoding nucleotidyl transferase AbiEii/AbiGii toxin family protein; amino-acid sequence: MAIDPKAVPALKILAQIFAEENRTFVLIGATVPQIVVDIRQGGEFSARTTRDVDVVVEVADWEDFEAMRQRLFKVGFKPGSAPHELLFGPDVFFDLIPYGPGVVQNDHLEWPGTDRIMSTFGMEEAFEYAEHATVASDLSVRVVPIPVLVLLKIISYTDRPEERARDLSDVVRYFEHYEEGDGESRRFEVGEVTVEARPVEFEEAGAYLLGIEVAELAKPKSLIPVRKFVTEFSDEYARPILQVMREEGRILNNERRRIEIFRLFKVFAAGLTEGAKS
- a CDS encoding transposase produces the protein MRDTASRPRKSRIDAPGALHHIIIRGIERKRVFQDDTDRDHFEDRLSGILTESSTVCYAWALLPNHVHLLLRTGTGPIATVMRRLLTGYAVTYNRRHRRHGPLFQNRYKSILCQQAPYLLELVRYIHLNPLRAKIVSGLSNLDTYPYTGHSIILGKRENTWQDVDYVLGHFGQKVAGARRRYRTYVQEGIEKGRRPDLVSGGLARSLGGWAAVRTVRKGGDRLKGDERILGDRRFVIEVLEASEEKLDRTYRLQAQGYDLEKMARRVASLFEIEPENIYVPGKQRRRVHARSLFCYWAVRELGAGATALARKLKISQPAVSISVRRGEKVAKAKAFGLWEE
- a CDS encoding redoxin domain-containing protein, with the translated sequence MKGRKWNILAAWPVRLLTALVLGFVLPGVSAALEVGEKAPDFELRSTTGGKIRLSDFAGKKNVLIEFYIMDFHPGCEAAHRARGFGYEEFQDMDTEVLGISVFNPYAQQAFAKTLDLPYPLLSDFPHLKTIKKYGVEQKIGAISTAKQAYFIVDKQGIVRFKRIMTGFDEDGRYLQNDVLLSELEKINKTGE